A single genomic interval of Pochonia chlamydosporia 170 chromosome 7, whole genome shotgun sequence harbors:
- a CDS encoding transcription factor TFIIIC, tau55-related protein (similar to Metarhizium robertsii ARSEF 23 XP_007819234.1), translating into MERPKGAFTPDEPGALPLDQVLEQIIKDDQEEWEYEYSAIETEAKLSYPEFKDPSAKAPRHNRGGYYKNWTERGETQDARPEPQQPKRPPSNNSDNGNDSDEDNDNEEAPTEQDDQDDGTPLDPALLAMSYGKEKITTPPPSDKKKGKQPEPAQEAEAQDLAQEEAEEPPETEDIQILDLHSSNPLFSYRGRLFEGHWAEVVGTEVILDKSSSGSLPSLRNLPGDISLLAASSSRIMTTEKIPRPKVPEDDTLRPIKEEWNIRIPVGKDPTGERAEQTGFLENLMALKLKRGDKDHVTVYAVDGKGKDWDDKKAVDYRPRRKKMGEEFGRDKRRKQEVARRPKGRPSLATRLEGYPVGFKGSASGDVPLSTMTPTSWEDLDREDEEESGGSEEDDEDEDEDEDVTMTG; encoded by the exons ATGGAGAGGCCAAAAGGCGCGTTTACACCTGATGAACCTGGCGCATTACCACTCGACCAAGTCCTCGAGCAAATCATCAAAGACGATCAAGAAGAATGGGAATACGAGTACTCAGCTATAGAAACAGAGGCCA AGCTCTCATATCCCGAATTCAAAGACCCCTCGGCTAAAGCACCTCGACACAACCGCGGCGGGTACTACAAAAACTGGACAGAGCGAGGCGAAACTCAGGATGCTCGTCCTGAACCGCAACAGCCCAAACGGCctcccagcaacaacagcgacaatggcaatgacagTGATGAGGATAACGACAACGAAGAGGCTCCCACAGAGCAAGATGATCAAGACGATGGCACACCCCTTGACCCAGCCCTTCTTGCCATGAGCTACGGTAAAGAAAAGATAACCACGCCTCCACCATCGGACAAGAAAAAGGGCAAGCAACCAGAACCAGCCCAGGAAGCTGAAGCCCAAGATCtagcccaagaagaagcggaagaaCCACCCGAAACAGAAGACATCCAAATCCTCGACCTGCACAGCTCCAATCCCCTGTTCTCCTACAGAGGACGCCTCTTCGAAGGTCACTGGGCGGAAGTAGTCGGCACAGAAGTCATCCTCGACAAATCATCATCCGGCAGCCTCCCCTCCCTGCGCAACCTACCAGGCGACATATCCCTCCTCgcagccagctcctcgcGAATAATGACGACGGAAAAGATACCGCGCCCCAAAGTACCGGAAGACGACACCCTACGCCCCATTAAAGAAGAGTGGAACATCCGCATCCCGGTTGGCAAAGACCCGACGGGTGAGCGAGCAGAGCAGACTGGTTTCCTGGAGAATCTCATGGctttgaagctgaagaggGGGGATAAGGACCACGTCACGGTGTATGCTGTggatgggaaagggaaagacTGGGATGACAAAAAGGCAGTTGACTACAGGCCCAGACGAAAAAAGATGGGCGAAGAATTTGGTCGGGACAAGCGCAGAAAACAGGAGGTTGCTCGGCGGCCGAAGGGGCGGCCGAGTCTTGCGACGAGGTTGGAAGGGTATCCTGTTGGGTTTAAGGGTAGCGCGAGCGGGGATGTTCCTTTGTCGACGATGACGCCGACGAGTTGGGAGGATTTGGATagggaggatgaggaggagagtGGCGGgagtgaggaggatgatgaagatgaagatgaggatgaggatgttaCTATGACGGGTTGA